DNA sequence from the Liolophura sinensis isolate JHLJ2023 chromosome 1, CUHK_Ljap_v2, whole genome shotgun sequence genome:
TAGGGTTATGTCTGGGTCCCTGTCTAGGGttatgtctgtgtctgtgtctaGGTTTATGTCTGGGTTCGTGTCTAGGGGTATGTCTGGGTCCATGTCTAGGGTTATGTCTGGGTCCGTGTCTAGGGTTATGTCTGAGTCCGTGTCTAGGGTTATGTCTGGGTCCGTGTCTAGGGGTATGTCTGGGTCCATGTCTAGGGTTATGTCTGGGTCCGTGTCTAGGGGTATGTCTGGGTCCGTGTCTAGGGGTATGTCTGGGTCCGTGTCTAGGGTTATGTCTTGGTCTGTGTCTTGGGTTATGTCTGGGTCCTTGACTAGGGTTATGTCTGGGTCCGTGTCTAGGGGTATGTTTGGGTCTGTGTCTAGGGTTATGTCTGGGTCCGTGTCTAGGGTTATGTCTGGGTCCGTGTCTTGGGTTATGTCTGGGTACGTGTCTAGGGTTATGTCTGGGTCTGTGTCTAGGGTTATGTCTGGGTCTGTGACTAGGGTTATGTCTGGGTCCCTGTCTAGGGTTATGTCTTGGTCGGTGTCTAGGATTATGTCTGAGTCTGTGTCTAGGGTTATGTCTGGGTCCGTGTCTAGGGTTATGTCTGGGTCCGTGTCTAGGGGTATGTCTGGGTCTGTGTCTAGGGTTATGTCTGGGTCGGTGTCTAGGGTTATGTCTGGGTCCGTGTCTAGGGTTATGTCTTGGTCTGTGTCTAGGGTTATGTCTGGGTCCGTGACTAGGGTTATGTCTGGGTCCCTGTCTAGGGGTATGTCTTGGTCTGTGTCTAGGGTTATGTCTGGGTCCGTGTCTAGGATTATGTCTTGGTCTGTGTCTAGGGTTATGTCTGGGTCCGTGACTAGGGTTATGTCTGGGCCCGTGACTAGGGTTATTCTCAGTCCGTGACGAGGGTTATGTCTGGGTCTGTGTCTAGGGGTATGTCTGGGTCTGTGTCTAGGGTTATGTCTGGGTCCCTGTCTAGGGTTATGTCTTGGTCTGTGTCTAGGGTTATGTCTGGGTCCGTGTCTAGGGTTATGTCTTGGTCTGTGTCTAGGGTTATGTCTGGGTCCGTGACTAGGGGTATGTCTGGGTCCATGTCTAGGGTTATGTCTGGGTCCGTGTCTAGGGTTACATCTGGGTCCGTGTCTAGGGTTATGTCTGGGTCCGAGTCTAGGGTTACATCTGGGTCCGTGACTAGGGTTATATCTGGGTCCGTGTCTAGGGGTATGTCTGGGTCCGTGTCTACGGTTATGTCTGGGTCCGTGTCTTGGGTTATGTCTGGGTCCGTGACTAGGGTTATGTCTGGGTCCGTGACTAGGGTTATGTCTCAGTCCGTGACGAGGGTTATGTCTGGGTCTGTGTCTAGGGGTATGTCTGGGTCTGTGTCTAGGGTTATGTCTCGGTCCATCTATGAGAGATGAATGTTAGGATGGTGATGGATTTCAGCAACACGACAACCATTTGAAGGTAAAAACTGACAGCATTTGTACGCCCTCATACAGTCTTACCAGATATTCACCTGCCATTAAAACCTTCCCCTGAATACACACTACCTGTGGTGGTAAAGTTtt
Encoded proteins:
- the LOC135465691 gene encoding serine-aspartate repeat-containing protein F-like → MADGPRHNPRHRPRHTPRHRPRHNPRHGLRHNPSHGPRHNPSHGPRHNPRHGPRHNRRHGPRHTPRHGPRYNPSHGPRCNPRLGPRHNPRHGPRCNPRHGPRHNPRHGPRHTPSHGPRHNPRHRPRHNPRHGPRHNPRHRPRHNPRQGPRHNPRHRPRHTPRHRPRHNPRHGLRITLVTGPDITLVTDPDITLDTDQDIILDTDPDITLDTDQDIPLDRDPDITLVTDPDITLDTDQDITLDTDPDITLDTDPDITLDTDPDIPLDTDPDITLDTDPDITLDTDSDIILDTDQDITLDRDPDITLVTDPDITLDTDPDITLDTYPDITQDTDPDITLDTDPDITLDTDPNIPLDTDPDITLVKDPDITQDTDQDITLDTDPDIPLDTDPDIPLDTDPDITLDMDPDIPLDTDPDITLDTDSDITLDTDPDITLDMDPDIPLDTNPDINLDTDTDITLDRDPDITLDTDPDITLDTDPDINLDTDPDITPDKDPDITLDTDPDINLDTDPDITLDTDTDIPLDTYPDITLDTDTDITLDTDPDIPLDTDPDIPLDTDPDIPLVTD